AGTTCAATATAAAGACAACACCATGTGATAACTGCATTATTGTAAGCCCTCTTTCTTTCCCTCGCTGTGTGTGTCTATGTTTATGTTTGCAGCTCTTTCTCTGCCTCGAATTTCAGATATCTCACTTCAACATGGCCTTCTTTTATAGGGATGCATGGTCTGTCTCAAACAAATATCATGTATTTGCAGCTTGCTTGCTTGCCTAACAGGAAGTGGTGAACTCGGTGATATTGCTGAGTGCCTGGGCTGTATTTCTGATACAGTTTATTGCTCGTAAGGCCTTCACTCACCATTTCCACACATTCAGTCTGGCGATGCGATCATGATAATTGTATTGATTCtttgaaatgttttttttttttttttgtccaggGTTTGTGCTTGCATGCAGGTATGCAGTTAATATATGATCAAGCAAATGTTAAAATCACTCTGATTTCTTTGGTTTTATAGTCCTCATACACATGGTTTGAGAACTACTTACACCAGCCATCCTCTGAAAAATTGAAACACTCTCCAACCTTATTTCAGACAGAATCAATCCTGACTGAACTTCTTCAGCTAACAAACAAATTTGGCTGTTGAGTTATTATGCAGACGCAGCACAAGATTGAACTGGACAAAAGAGATGGCAAGTATGCTCCACAGCCAGTTATGGCAGCTCCTCCAACGCAGCAGATGTCACGCGCCGATCGCTCAATTCCTTCCCCCGGATATCCACCTCAAGGATCTCCACCGATGGGATATCATCAACCTCCACCAATGGGATATCCTCATCAACCACCAGGATATATGCATCCTCCGGCATATGGGCAGCCTATGAACGGGTCCTCAAAAGGCGGCCAAGATCCGTATCCTCCTGTTCCTTATCATCCACAACATCCACCATATCCACCTCATATGTATCATCCACATGCTGCTTATTTTCCAGGGCCAGCACCAGGTGCTTATCCTGCAGGTCCACCACCAGGTCTTTATCCTCAAGGTCCAGACTCGGGTTTTGTTCCAGGTCCAGAATCTGGTCCTTATCCTCCTGCACGacctcctccacctcctcctgGCTATCAAGCAGAACCAAGTGCACCTCTTCCTCCTCATGAAGAACACCCTGAAACTGCTCCGACTAGCAGCAATCCTCCCAAGTGAAGATATGTTGCAGACTGAGATACATTCTAGTGGAAGTGAAGGATTTTGCAGGAGATTTGATTCGCCAATTGGTATGGCTTTTGTTATGATCCTCTCGGTCTCTATATGACTAATATCAATATGCTAGTTTCTTGAGCATGGGTCTGTTTTTACATCTATATGGCGCTGTTTAGCACATATCAGCATAATTCATGTTTGCTGTGAACAAATGGTTCTTTCAGGACCCTGTTATGTGAATTATCAAATTTTTCTCTTGAAATCACTTCGACTCATCTTATAAATTTGGATGATTTATGTGAATCAAATGAAGCAATTTCCCATGCATTTTGGTGTTGATAACTTGATATATGATTTCTAAAGTGAATGACTGGTTCTGTCCAGTGGCGAACTACTATTTGAAGCTAGGAAGCCAGCAGCGTATCCTGGGTGAGATGGAGAATCAGTCACGAGCTTACTTTGCTTGTTCAATTGTACGTCTTTGCCTGAACTTCTTTGATGCAATTTCGTCCTGGGTGAATGACTGGTCATG
This portion of the Rosa chinensis cultivar Old Blush chromosome 1, RchiOBHm-V2, whole genome shotgun sequence genome encodes:
- the LOC112168815 gene encoding pollen-specific leucine-rich repeat extensin-like protein 3 — protein: MGLRDLEKMKVRQDYRNLWHKDLMSTMTFDPAYCCFALFCPYCASYKLRKRAIYNDMSRYICCGGYMPCSGKCGEKHCPAFCLCCEVLCCFAPSVSSTRYLIQDEFNIKTTPCDNCIIGCMVCLKQISCICSLLACLTGSGELGDIAECLGCISDTVYCSVCACMQTQHKIELDKRDGKYAPQPVMAAPPTQQMSRADRSIPSPGYPPQGSPPMGYHQPPPMGYPHQPPGYMHPPAYGQPMNGSSKGGQDPYPPVPYHPQHPPYPPHMYHPHAAYFPGPAPGAYPAGPPPGLYPQGPDSGFVPGPESGPYPPARPPPPPPGYQAEPSAPLPPHEEHPETAPTSSNPPK